A single genomic interval of Mangifera indica cultivar Alphonso chromosome 5, CATAS_Mindica_2.1, whole genome shotgun sequence harbors:
- the LOC123215424 gene encoding protein RICE SALT SENSITIVE 3-like: MEEQLNTLAVSHLLQHTLRSLCIHEDSQWVYAVFWRILPRNYPPPKWDGQGAYDRSRGNRRNWILVWEDGFCNFAASTTEITSGDCAASSAYGNCEFQNYQGLQPELFFKMSHEIYNYGEGLIGKVAADHSHKWIYKEPTDQEIHFVSAWQNSADSHPRTWEAQFQSGIKTIALIAVREGVVQLGAVHKVVEDLSYVVLLRKKFGYIESIPGVLLPHPSSSACPFKVDGYSYGLTADNNTWHYQPSTLAPPPEYYEQFNQPMKITPSMSSLEALLSKLPSVVPPPASGYCESKQPVLPQFGAAAQRPAMELIEMEKVAKEEMDDREDQYRGEHGESSSSMSGYHCQHYFHY; this comes from the exons ATGGAAGAACAGCTCAACACACTAGCTGTTTCTCATCTCCTTCAACACACTCTCAGAAGTTTATGCATTCATGAAGACTCTCAGTGGGTTTATGCAGTCTTTTGGAGGATCTTGCCTAGAAATTATCCTCCACCGaa ATGGGATGGTCAAGGAGCCTATGATAGATCACGAGGAAACAGAAGAAACTG GATATTGGTTTGGGAAGACGGTTTCTGCAACTTTGCAGCCTCAACAACTGAGATCACTTCCGGGGATTGTGCAGCCTCCTCAGCTTATGGGAATTGTGAATTTCAAAACTATCAAGGGCTGCAGCCAGAGCTCTTCTTCAAGATGTCCCACGAAATTTACAACTATGGAGAAGG TTTGATAGGAAAAGTTGCTGCTGATCACAGTCACAAGTGGATATACAAAGAACCCACCGACCAAGAGATCCACTTCGTGTCAGCATGGCAAAACTCAGCAGACTCA CATCCTAGGACATGGGAGGCTCAGTTCCAATCTggtataaag ACCATAGCCTTGATTGCTGTTAGGGAAGGTGTTGTCCAATTAGGAGCTGTACACaag GTGGTAGAAGACCTGAGCTATGTTGTCCTACTGAGAAAAAAGTTTGGCTACATAGAGAGCATTCCTGGAGTGCTGTTGCCACACCCATCATCTTCAGCATGCCCTTTCAAGGTAGATGGTTACAGCTATGGATTAACAGCTGATAATAACACATGGCACTATCAACCTAGTACCCTTGCACCACCGCCCGAATACTATGAGCAATTCAATCAACCAATGAAAATAACTCCATCAATGAGCAGCCTGGAAGCCCTCCTCTCAAAGCTACCATCTGTGGTGCCGCCACCAGCTTCTGGGTACTGTGAGTCAAAGCAGCCAGTTCTTCCACAATTTGGAGCAGCAGCTCAAAGGCCGGCCATGGAGTTAATTGAAATGGAGAAAGTGGCAAAAGAAGAGATGGATGATCGTGAGGATCAGTACAGGGGTGAACATGGTGAAAGTAGCAGCTCAATGTCGGGTTATCATTGTCAACATTA